Genomic window (Flavobacteriales bacterium):
TCGGGTCGGTCTGTTCCAGTGTGTAATTGCCATTGATGAGTGGGAAAAAGAATGACCCAATTGGGTTGGTCAAAAGCACATCACCGCTGGGTTGAAGCAAGAGTGGACTGTATGGAATGCCGACCTCATCCACATCACGAATGCAATCGCCGTTGGAGTCGTACCAGCTGGTTCCGGAAACCCATCCACATGCCGGACCAAGGCTCGGGACCGTGAACCAAAGTGTGTCATGATCACAAGGCCCGACAAGCAATTCGATCGTAAGTCCAAGACCCCATGTGATGCCATAGTTCCCGGGGAATATGGATGTGATCGTCCCGTCCAAGGTACCGGGGTCCACATTCCCGGAACTGACCAATGCCCCGCTCTCATTGACAAGCATGATGTATGCGTCGTTCACAGTGCTTGGAACTTGGTAGCTCACACTCCCGGTGCTCTGATTGGAGCAAGAAGGCTCAATGTTCGTGATCGTCAACGTAGGCCACGTGGTGATCTGCGGGCCGATGATCCCGCTGATCGTTCCGGTACAGCCATTACCATCCGCAAAGTCGTAGGTATAGGTTCCGCTACCGGGGGGGGAGAAGACGAATAGTCCCTGAACGCTCCCCGGCGCTGGGTCCATGGGTACGCCGTTCACATACCACGGCTCAACGGCACCGGGTGGTGGCTCGAAATCACCCCCCGGGAAGAGCTGTGCGGGTGCATCGCAATACGGCCAGGGCTGGCCCATATTGATCACATAGGGAATGGAGGCGACAACGGTTTGGTCACTGACCTGATCACTGTTCGAATCCGTCACGGTCACCGAATAGTTTCCGTTAACGAGGTTCGTGCGGTACCCCTCTGTGTTTCCGTCGCCCCACAGGTAGGTGTATGGTGGCAAGCCACCCGACACGTTCACAACGATCTCCCCGTTCCCGTAACCACAACGCTCGTGGGAAACGAGCAGGGACATGGATAGGGGATCCGCACTGCAAAGTGTCGGAATTGGTGCGGCAAACAGGAAAAGGCGTAATGCCCAATTCATGGGGGTCAGTATTTGGTGAACCGTTTTGTGATCCTGGTGCCGTCGTCGAAATGCAGTTCTGCGAAGTAGACGCCGGCCGGTAAGCCGGCGGTGTCCATGGAGATGGTAGAACCTTGATGCTTGCTAACGGCGATGGATCGGCCATCCGCAGCGAACAGCCGAAGTGATGTGATGGATCCGCTCGTTACTGCAATGGTGATCCGGTCATGCGCCGGGTTGGGCGAGAAGGACACTCGGCGGTCGACTACGTTACCCGCAACGCCCGTGCTGAACTCCGCCACCAGCACGTTCGGCCCGGTGATCACCGGTTCATTGAAGTCGAAATAGATGTTGGCGGTATTGGCGATCTCGGTTCCGACAAATAGCGGTTGCATCGGCTTGATGCGGAAGCTCACCAAGCCGTGGCTCAGTGCCTCGTTCGTTGTGCTGTCCGGAAGCAGAATGTTCGAGAAACGCCACTCCACCACACGGCCCGCCTTGAAACGAACATCGAACAGGTGGGAAGCCGCACCTTGCTCAAAGCTCGACATGTCCAATGCTGCGCTCAACGTGTCTGTTATGATCACGGTGAAGGCGGTATCGTTCCCGGTGTTCTGGAAGCGGATGGTGTAATCGATATGATCGTCCTGATCGATGAAATACTGCGTATCGCTCAGTCCACTGCTGGTGCGCGCGATCTTATCGTTCGGGTCCAACGATGCGGTAACCACGGTGCCCGCGTTCACTGCATTGTTGGTGTAGTTGCTTTCAGCGAGAGTGTTGGAGACGCTCAGGGCATGGACCACCGGCGTACCCACCGCAGTGCCGACAGGAACAAGTGTTTCCACGGACAGCTGTGCTGAACCGAACAGGCCGAATGCCGGAAGTTCCCACGTCAGCGTGTTGCCCACTACCGTGGTCGGTGCAGGCGTGGCGTTCACATAGTTGACGTCGTTATCCAGGATCAGCGTAATGGTAACAGCACCGCTCTGTTGCGGAGCGAAGTTGTGGACCAGGGCATGGACGAGGCTGATGGATCCCGGTCGCGCAGCGCCGCACGACGCGAAGGCAACAAGGTCCAACGGATGGGTGCTTCCATTGGCCAGGTCGATCGTGGTCCCGTCATCATTCACGGTGAACGGGACCGGCTGGACCACGGGACAAATGGGGATGAGCGAAGGATCCGACTGCGTAAGTGTGTAGGAACCGTCAACGAGTTCGAACTGGTAGGTACCATCCGCGCCGGTGAGGGCCCATTCCGGTCCGGGCTCGATCCGTAGCGTGGTGTAGGGTATGCCAACATCCTCGGCATCGAGCACACAATCGCCATTCACATCGTACCAGCTTGTTCCGGCAACAGTGCCACAGGATACGCCGATGTCCGGGATGGTGAACATCACCGAGTCGGCGCAAGTCCCTATAAAGCTCGGCAGCACACCGAAGAGGCAATACTCGTCCACGTCCAGCACGGCCCAGTAGTCTCCCGGCGCCAGTATGGAGAAGGGAATGTTGAGGCCGGAGAATCCTCCGGGCTGTTCACCCAGACAAGGCGTCTCGTAGACAACCACACCCGATGCGTTCTTCAAGGCGAAGTGCAGGTCGTTGTCGTTCGGAACTGCGGGCACGTATACTGTGGCCGTACCCGTGGCACCATCGCTACAGGAGCCGCCGATGCCCGAAATGGTGATCGCAGGCAATACGACGGGTTCATGGATGTTCCAGAAGAAAGATCCCGGGCAGCCCAAGGCATCGGTGTAGAAGATGTGCGTTGTCCCCGGCGGATCGTTGATCTCGATCACATACCATTGTCCGTTCTGCGAGATCGATTGCCCCAACACCCCGCTGCCGGAGAACGTTGCCGGTGCGATGGGATTGAGCCCACCGGCATCATCGACCGGGAAAAGGGCATATCCCTCACCGTATGTGCATGAACTCATGGTGGCCACCGGGAACACCTGCGGGTACTCGCTCACGAAGGTCACATCGGCGGAGGCCTGCGCCGTAGTACCGTCATCGTCCGTGACCGTGACCGTATACGTACCCACCGGCAGGTCAAAGATCGTGTTCGTGGTAGCCCCATTGCTCCAAGCGATCGTGTAAGGCGGAACACCACCGCTCGGTTGGGCCCTCATGGAACCGCGTGCTTGCCCACAGGGAGCTTGACCTTGATAAACGGTGATGGAAACGGAAAGGCACCAAGCGGATGTGCCGAAGGCCAAAGCCACGCACAGCAATGCTGATCGGTGCAACATGTTCAAGGATCGTGCTGATATGCAGAGCATGATCCGATCCATGGTGGGTGTGCTTGTGTTCATGGTCGGGAGAGTTTTTGGAATGGGATGGTATACCGCCGTTGAGCGGTGAACAGCGTGATCAGGTAGATGCCGTCGCTAAGGGATCCGACATCCACTGATCCGGGCTCGGTGTTGAACATCCCTGAGGCCAGCCTTCGCCCATCCATGCTGGTGATGGTCCACCGCGCGTTCGGCATACCGCTCAGTGCAATGCTATTGATCGCGGGATTAAGAAAAAGCTTCACCTCGGACAGATGTTCATCAATACCCGTACTGAACTCCGCAGTAAGTATGCTCGGCGCGGTGATCACGGGATCATTGAAGTCAAAGAAGATGTTCGCGGTGTTGGTTATCTGCGTGCCCGCTGTGAGCGGAAGGCGCGGGCGGATACGGAAGGAGACGAAGCCGTGGCTGGCCGCTTCGTTGGAATTGCTATCGGGGAGCATGATGTTCGGAAAAATGAACTTCAGTAGGCCTTGGCCGCTCAACGAACGCGTGCCCGTGTGTGAAAAAGCGCCCCACTGCACCGTGGCCGGGTCAAGCGTGTTCGGCAAGGTGTCCGTGATGATCACGGTAAAGGCCGTGTCAGTACCCGTGTTCTGGAAGCGGATGGTGTAGTCGATCCATTCATCCACATCGATGAAGTACTGCGTGCTGCTGGACCGACTGCTTGTGGTGGCGACCTTGTCGTTCGGGTCGAAGCTGCCTGTAACGAGCTGGGCCGATGTGGCCGTGTTGTTCGCAAGGTCGATCTCCGGATTCGCGGTGGTCAGTTCAATGGAGGTGTTCAAGGTGCTTCCGATCAACCCGACATCCGATGCCACCAGGAAATCCACGCGGAAGTCGATCGCTTGAAAGACCGAATTCATCATGAGCTGCGGTGCGGTCCATGTGATGGTGTTGCCCACCACCGAGGTTGGCGTTCTTGTCGCGTTCAAGTACGTCAGGTCCGGGTCGAATTCCATGGAGAGCGTCACCGTGCCAGGCGAGGCCGAGGTAAGGTTCTGCAGGTGAATGCCATAGCGCAACTCGAAACCGGGCCGTGCCGGACCGTTCGCAATGGCCACCTCTACATCCAAGGGCACACCGCCTTCGCAACCGATGTTCAAGGTCTGTGTAACTCCGGCATTGATCGTCACATCTCCCGGGCAAGACTGGGTGAATGTGGGGTTCTGCTCTGTGAACGTGTAGTCGCCGAAAGGCAGTGCAAGGGTGTAGAGCCCAGTGCTCGATGTGGTCACGTAGGTGGGTCCGGGAGTGATGGCGATGATGCTGGAAGGGATGCGGTTCTCACCGCCGTTCCGGATGCAGTTCGCATTCTCATCGATGTACAACTGACCGGTCACCACCCCGCAATCCTCCGTCAACGCGGGTACAGTCACCATGATCGAGTCCTTGCACTCCAGATAGGAATAGGTGCCCTCTTGAAAGATCCCGAGGGCATCGCTGCTCATAATGAGCCAATAATCCCCTGCTTCCAGATCACTGACCGTCTGTCCCGTGGTCCCACTAGCAAGATCGTAACTATAGTTCAAGTGACCACAGGAAGAAGGATCGCCATCGGAGCGCCAACGGATGGAGTAACTCGAATTGATGTCGGTTCCTTGGCAAGCGAAGGTGAAGGAGCCCGTGGTGTAGTTGGGACAACTGGGAGATACATCGATCACCTGCAGGTCCGGCCAGGTCATTTCGCCACCAAGGACCACGTCGAAGGTGCCCGGGCAGCCGTTCGCGTCGGTATAGTCGAGTTGGTAGGAGCCGGGCTGCACACCATCAAAGGTCAAGAGTTCCCAGACGACCCCGTTCGGATCATTGCACGAGGTGGATTGCCCCAAATGCGTTAGTCCCGGACCCGTGAAGCTGTAAGGGTTCGGGCCGTAGATGTCATCTTCCGGCGGTTGCACACCGGGTTGGTTCATACCTGTAAAGACCGCAAGGTGCATGGGATCTCCCGGACAGTGCATGAGGATCGGAGGCAGGTTCACTCCATAATCGTAGCTGTTCAGCAAAGGCACCTCACCGTCCGCTGTGGCCTCGTCCAATTGCGAATCGGTGACCACCACCGTATACATGCCCGGAGGGAGCCCCGGGTTGTACTGTTCCGTGGAACCATTGCTCCATTGGACGTCGTAGGGAGGGACTCCTCCACTGACATTAGCTATGAGGGTCCCCGAGGCCCTGCCGCAATAGGAGGGCCTGACCACACTGATCGTGACCGTGAGCGCTTGTATTGCGATGGATGCGAACAAAGCCGTAGTGAAGAGTAGAGGTCGTTTCATCATCGGCGGGATCGGTTTCTATGGGTAAGACGCAAGAAAGCGGATCGGATGTCTCAATTGGTTCAACTTACTGGCCCGACTGCTCGGACAACAACACATCAGAGATCGCTCCCTGACCTAGTTCTTCACGAAGGTCGAACGCAAGCGATGGCCATCCTCCCGCAAGACCTCCAGAATGTAGATGCCTGCGATCAGTCGGGCCACATCCAGCATCTGCCGGGTTCCTTGTGCGCGTAGTTCCTGTGCCACCCGTCCATCCGTGCTCAGCAACCTCGTCCCGACCATTCGTTGAACGCTCGTAACGTGAAGCATGTCGCTCGCCGGATTGGGGTGGAGCCGGAGTCCCTCTTTTCCATTTTCTTGCACCTCCGTACTGAACTCCGCCACCAGCACGCTCGGCTCCGTGATCACTGGTTCGTTGAAATCGAAATAGATATTCGCGGTGTTCTCGATCACGGTGCCCGGCAACACCGGTTCATTCAACTTGATGCGGAAGCTGGTCAGTCCGTGGCTCGCCGCTTCGTTCACGTTGCTGTCGGGCAAGAGGATATCATTGAATGTCCATTCCACCACGCGGCCTGCTTTGAAATCAACGGTGCAAGGGTGGCTGCATACACCGGGTTGGAAGCTGCTCATGTCCAGCTCGGCGCTTAGTGTATCGGTGATCACCACCGTGAAGGCGGGATCCGTGCCGGTGTTCTGGAAGCGGATCGTATAGTCGATGTATTCATCGTTGTCGATGAAGTAAAGCTCATCGCTGGCCCTGGTACTTGTTCGTGCGGTCTTGTCGTTCGGGTCGTAGCTGCCGGTAACGGTCACGTGTTCTGTGTTGCTGTTGTTCGTGTAGTCCGTTTCGGTCAGCGTGTTCGTTGCACTGAAGGAGCTGGTGAGCACCGTGCCCAATAGCGTGCTTACCGGAATGTTGAACTGCACCGAGACGTGCGCGTATTCGAACGAGGTGAATGGCGGCAACTCCCAGGTGAGGACGTTGCCCACAATGCTGGTGGGAACAGGCGACGCTTCCAAATACGTCATGGAAGGATCGTAGGTGAGCGATGCACTCACGGGTCCGCTCACCTGTGGTGTGGTGTTCCGCACTTGTGCGAAGAGCGTGTGGTCGAAGCCGGGCCGTGCCCGGCTACCGTTCAGCCATGTGCGCAGATCCAACTCGGTGCTACTTCCATTGGCCAGTTCGATATTCACTGGAGTGCTGCCGATGATGAAAGGCACGGGTTGCACGACGGGGCAGATCGGCAACAGGGTAGGGTCCGCCTGTTCCAAGGTGTAGTTGCCGTCGGGCAGATCCATGCTGAAGGTGCCATCGTATTGCGTCAACGCGAAATAGCCGCCGGGTTCTATAGCGAGTACACTATTCGGAATGCCCACTTCACCGGCATCGCGGATGCAATCGCTATTCGGGTCATACCAACTGATGCCGGTCAAGGTGCCGCATTCGGTACCGAGGTCGGGTATGGTGAATTGCAGATCTTGGACGCACTGGGCAGGGGGCCAGGTCGCATGGAGGTCATAGGTGCCCGGAGCAAGGTTCATGAACCGTACACTGTTTGAGGACCAATCCTCGCCGGGTTGCACCAATTGGCCGTTCAGCCGCACTTCGATGAACTGTTGGAACTCCTGGGTCTGAAAGTCGAAGAGCGCACTTCCGCCCATACCTCCAGAACAGGATCCTACAACATCCGATTGTTGGAGGTAGTTGCCCGCGTTGAAGGTGGCAATGTAGGCGTAGCCCGTGCCGGTGCAGCCTAGGGCATCTTCCATGAAGTACGTAACTAGGTCATCTGCACAAAAGCCACCGTACACCGGGCGGCCGGAGGGTTGTTCGTAGCCGAGGATATTCGCACCGCTCGGGAACGAGTAGGTCATCGGGCCGGTACCGCTTTGCAGATCATCGATCATCAGCATCGCGCCATTGCATTCGCCGGGGCAAGCGTGGCCCATGTACCCGATAATGGGTTCCAGGGCAGAGAACAGCCCACCGTACCCCTCCATCAAATTCGCGAGATCATCCACGATGCCGCTTTGCACCGCTGTGGCCAGCAGAGCATCCGTCACGGTCACTTCGTAGGTGCCGGCTTCCAAGTTGGTCAAGCTATCGATGGTGGCCGTGAAACCATTGGGTCCGGTCCACGCATAGGTGTAGGGTCCGGTGCCGCCGTATGGAATAGCCCAAGCCGTACCATTCGCGTTGCCGCAGGTCTCCGGGACCACGTTCACGATCACTTGCAAGGCAGCGCTGGCAGGTAGGGAGAAGGCGAGCGCAAGGAGTAGGAGTATCCGCATGAAATGGTGGTTTCGGAATAAAGACGCGCAATAGGGTAAATGGTGGTCTGGAAATGCCACTATCGGGCAAGATATAGCGGGGCCGCCCTCCTCTTGCTCCCGTCCATCCACGAACTTTGCACCATGTGCTACGGAGTGAAGGCCCGCACGGAGATGTCCCTGCGCATCGCGAAGAGCCGCGGTAACACCGCCGCCGCTGAGCGTTTGGCACAACTGCTCAACCCCTTCCCGGAGTTCGACCACCACTTCGCCAACGGCTTTGCGCACCCGGGCATGGTGGTGTACACCGATGCCGCGCCGCGCGATCCGCAGTTATCCTTTTGGGGCCTGGTGCCCGCATGGGTGAAGGACGACGCCCAGCGCAAGCAGCTCTGGAACCAGACCCTGTTGGCGCGCGGCGAGACCATGTTCGACAAGCCTGCTTTCCGCACTTCCGCCATGGGAAAGCGGGCCATCGTGCATGTGGAGGGCTTCTACGAGCACCATCATTTCGGCAAGCGCACCTATCCGTATTTCATCCGCCTGCGGGACCGCGACCACTTCGCGCTGGCCGCACTATGGGAGCAGTGGAAGGACCGGGAAAGCGGCGAAGTACTGCACACCTTCAGCATCGTCACCACGGAAGCGGACGAGCTGATGCGGCGCATCCACAACAACCCCAAGGCGGAAGGTCCGCGCATGCCGCTGATCCTCACGGAGGAGGAAGAGGAGCAGTGGCTCGCGCCGATCGCATCCCCTGCGGACGAAGCGGCGATCAACGCGTTGATCAAGCCCTATCCGGCGGACGCGCTGTTGGCGCATTCCGTGCGGCCGCTACTGGGCAAGGCCGGATCCGGCAACGTGCCGGAAGCCAGTGAGCCTTTCGAATACCCGGAGCTACAGCTCGCAGACCCGTTGGCGTGAGATCCAAAGGCCACTTCAGTTTTCATCGAACAATGGATCGACCGTCTACGGCTTGAACCGGTACACATAGTTCTTATCCGGGCCGCAGACGGAAGGGCAGGGGAAGCCGCAAACCCGTACGAACTTGGGATCGCTGCCCAAGGGTTCCGCCTTGCCGCCTGTGATCTTCATGGCCGTCAGGCGCATGGTGGTCTCTCCTTTAGCGGTGTCCGGGGCGGCTTGGAGGGCTTGGCAACCTTGGAGATCCGTTAGCGCCTCGATCTCCGTGCGGGTGAACGAGGCGGAGTAGGAGGGATGGCCGGATGCCTGCATGGATGAACAAGCCGTTTTAGCGTCCTTGGAGTTCAATGCGTTCATTTTGATCACGCCGTTCACAAAGCCTAAGCTGACCTGGTACGCATTGCCCTTGTTGATCTCGCTGCCATCGGCATGGATACCGATCGCCATGGCGCTGCCGTCCTTATTTTCAGGAGGCACGAGAACGTTGTAGAAGCGTACGGCCATGGCCTTGTCGTCCTTGAGCATGTCCGCGATCGTGGTGCTGTCGAACAGTGCCTCCGTGAAACCGGGATCAGTTGGCTTCGCGGCCGGTGCGGAGGGTTCCTGCCCCATTAGGTTATGGATCGGCATCAGCAGGGCTAATACGGAGGCGGTGGCAAGTAAACGCATGGTGGTTTGGTGGTTTGGTGTAGGGTGAAGGTAGGCTATTCGGGTAAGCTGGGCGTGCCAACAGGGCCAATGGGCCGAGTTTTCTCATGGCTCCGGATCAATGGGGGCCATCTATCCGGGCGGAACGAAAATCGAAATCCGCCAAATGGTAAAAAGAGGGTATTCGAGCCCCGGGAACCTTGGCATTACCCTACCTTTTCCCCCATGATCGTTCGGTGGAAACGTGCAATGCGGCATTACTGGGATCGACCCGCAGTGCTCGGCACGGTCCTAGCCCTTGTTCTTTGGGCCGCTGCGGACCGTACTTGCGCCGCAAAAGTGGATAAGTCCCCCGAGCTGCAGAAGATCCTGAACGTGGTGGACAGCTTGAAGCAGAACGGCCAGATGGCCCGTGCGGCCGTCCTGCTGGACTCGGCCGTGGTGATGGCACGGGCGGCAGGGGAAGAAAAATTATTGGGCCGCTTGATGTTGGAACAGGCGGCCATGTTGGAGACGAGGGGCGAGAGCGGGAGGGCATTATCCTTGCTTTACGAAGTTATGGCGGACGTCCGCCGATCGGGTGACAGTCTGGGTTTGGCCGAGGTGCTCAACAGCATCGGCACCATCCAGCACAACCAGAAGAACTACGACAAGGCCGAAGAGTACTACCGCAGCAGCGGGGCGATCTATCAGCAATTGGGATCGATGCGGGAAACGGGCAAGTACTGGAACAATCTCGGCTCCCTTTACGAGGACAAAGGCGACCCGGCCCAGGCGCTCACCTTCTATAGGCTTTCCTTAGGCGTATGGCAGGCCTTGCGGAATACCGGCTGGACGGCCGTCAGCTACATGCACCTCGGCACCTGTTACGGCCTGCTGGGCGAGACTGATTCCGCGAGGTACTACCTGAAGCAGAGCATGCGCGATCAGGGCCTCACGAGCAAAGGGTATTTAATGGCTATTACAAAGGTCAGGTACGGTGCCGTCGAGAACCAGGCGGGGCGGCGGGGAGAGGCCTTGCGTTTCTGCGCGGATGGGCTTGCCATGGCGGAGGAACAGCAGGCGCGCATGCTGGAGCAGCAGGCCTGTGAATGCCTCTATGATACCTACGACGCACTGGGCGACAAAGGCCGTGCCCTGGACTACTATCGCCGGTCGATCGTGTTGCGGGACACCCTCTTCGGAGAGGCCAAGATCAAGGAGATGACCCGCATCGAGATGGACCATGAGTTCGCCCAGAGGCAATTGGCGGACAGCCTGAACCGGGCCAAGAAGCAGGTGGAGGAGGAGATGGTCCATCAGGCGGAAGTGACCGGTGAGCGTGAAGCGCGCAACCTCGCACTGTACGGCGCGATCGCGGTGTTCCTGCTGGCCGCCGGCCTCTGGAGCCGCCTGCGTTTCATGCGCATATCCAGTGCCAGGGTCCAACGCGAGCGGGGACGTTCGGAGCGGCTCCTGCTCAACATCCTGCCCGCCACCGTGGCCCAGGAGCTGAAGGACAACGGCAAGGCCATGGCGCGCGATCACCCGTGTGCCACCATCCTCTTCTCCGATTTCAAGGACTTCACCCGGATCAGCCAGACCATGAGCGCCCAGGCCTTGGTGGAGGAGCTGGACCATTGCTTCAAAGCCTTCGACCGCATCGTGGCCGCACACGAGATCGAAAAGATCAAGACCATCGGTGACGCCTACATGTGCGTGGGCGGACTGCCGGGCCTGGCACCGGCAGCACCGGTGGACGTCGTACGCGCCGCTCTGGAGATGCAGGCGTTCATCACGGCGCGCAAGGCCGAGCGTGAAGCCAAGGGGCTCAGTGCCTTCTCCATGCGCGTGGGCATCCACACCGGCCCCGTCGTGGCGGGCATCGTGGGGTTGCGGAAATTCGCTTTTGACATCTGGGGCGATGCCGTGAACACCGCCAACGCCATGGAGCGGAGCGGCGAGGAAGGAAAGGTGAACATCAGCAAAGCGACATATGAACTGGTGAAGGAGGGCCCGGATCTCTCCTTTACCCCGCGCGGCATGGTGGAGGCGAAGGGAAAAGGGGAAATGGAGATGTACTTTGTGGGGCGAAAGATCACATGAAGCCGCTCACTCGGTGCGTTGGTAAGAACATGGCCTGGCTTGGAGCCTTGCTGCAGGTCGTTCCTGCGTTTGTGGCGATGCTTTCATTCGGGACCTTGTACGGTCAGGACACGACCAGCGCGGTTGTTACAGGCACGACGATCACAGAAGAGCCTCGCGATGCGGAGGTGATCACCCCTGTGCGGCTTTCGCAAATGATGGATTCAGCCAAGGTGTATGTCTATGATTGCAATGAACCCGAGATGTATGCCGAAGCCCATGTGCCGGGTGCGGTGCTCACCGTTTATGATGAGGTGACCGAGGCGAGCCTCCCCAAGGACCATCAGGCCATGCTCGTGTTCTATTGCTACAGCCCCGAGTGCCCGGCCGGGACCAATGCGTCAAAGACCGCATTGAAGTTGGGCTATGCGCATGTTTACTCCATGGTGGCGGGGATCACCGGCTGGCAGGATGCCAAATTGAGGACGGAGCCATAAGCGTTTTCGCGGTCCCCAAAGCCCCGCGTCATTCATCTTTGCCCCATGCGTGTGATCGTCGTCGGAGGGGGTGCAGCGGGTTTCTTCGCGGCGATCAGCGCCAAGCAGCACCATCCAAGTGCCGATGTGCTTTTGCTGGAGAAGAGCAATAAGCTCCTCGCCAAGGTGCGTGTCAGCGGTGGCGGGCGCTGCAATGTCACGCATGATCAGCCCAACATCCGCAAGCTTTCGGCACACTATCCGCGCGGCGAGCGCTTTCTGCGGAAGGTGTACGAGTACTTCAGCGTGAAGGACACCATCGCGTGGTTCGCGCAACGCGGCGTTCAACTGAAGACCGAAGCCGATGGCCGCATGTTCCCCATCTCCGATGACTCGGGCACCATCATCCGCTGCCTGAT
Coding sequences:
- a CDS encoding T9SS type A sorting domain-containing protein yields the protein MNTSTPTMDRIMLCISARSLNMLHRSALLCVALAFGTSAWCLSVSITVYQGQAPCGQARGSMRAQPSGGVPPYTIAWSNGATTNTIFDLPVGTYTVTVTDDDGTTAQASADVTFVSEYPQVFPVATMSSCTYGEGYALFPVDDAGGLNPIAPATFSGSGVLGQSISQNGQWYVIEINDPPGTTHIFYTDALGCPGSFFWNIHEPVVLPAITISGIGGSCSDGATGTATVYVPAVPNDNDLHFALKNASGVVVYETPCLGEQPGGFSGLNIPFSILAPGDYWAVLDVDEYCLFGVLPSFIGTCADSVMFTIPDIGVSCGTVAGTSWYDVNGDCVLDAEDVGIPYTTLRIEPGPEWALTGADGTYQFELVDGSYTLTQSDPSLIPICPVVQPVPFTVNDDGTTIDLANGSTHPLDLVAFASCGAARPGSISLVHALVHNFAPQQSGAVTITLILDNDVNYVNATPAPTTVVGNTLTWELPAFGLFGSAQLSVETLVPVGTAVGTPVVHALSVSNTLAESNYTNNAVNAGTVVTASLDPNDKIARTSSGLSDTQYFIDQDDHIDYTIRFQNTGNDTAFTVIITDTLSAALDMSSFEQGAASHLFDVRFKAGRVVEWRFSNILLPDSTTNEALSHGLVSFRIKPMQPLFVGTEIANTANIYFDFNEPVITGPNVLVAEFSTGVAGNVVDRRVSFSPNPAHDRITIAVTSGSITSLRLFAADGRSIAVSKHQGSTISMDTAGLPAGVYFAELHFDDGTRITKRFTKY
- a CDS encoding SprB repeat-containing protein, with product MRILLLLALAFSLPASAALQVIVNVVPETCGNANGTAWAIPYGGTGPYTYAWTGPNGFTATIDSLTNLEAGTYEVTVTDALLATAVQSGIVDDLANLMEGYGGLFSALEPIIGYMGHACPGECNGAMLMIDDLQSGTGPMTYSFPSGANILGYEQPSGRPVYGGFCADDLVTYFMEDALGCTGTGYAYIATFNAGNYLQQSDVVGSCSGGMGGSALFDFQTQEFQQFIEVRLNGQLVQPGEDWSSNSVRFMNLAPGTYDLHATWPPAQCVQDLQFTIPDLGTECGTLTGISWYDPNSDCIRDAGEVGIPNSVLAIEPGGYFALTQYDGTFSMDLPDGNYTLEQADPTLLPICPVVQPVPFIIGSTPVNIELANGSSTELDLRTWLNGSRARPGFDHTLFAQVRNTTPQVSGPVSASLTYDPSMTYLEASPVPTSIVGNVLTWELPPFTSFEYAHVSVQFNIPVSTLLGTVLTSSFSATNTLTETDYTNNSNTEHVTVTGSYDPNDKTARTSTRASDELYFIDNDEYIDYTIRFQNTGTDPAFTVVITDTLSAELDMSSFQPGVCSHPCTVDFKAGRVVEWTFNDILLPDSNVNEAASHGLTSFRIKLNEPVLPGTVIENTANIYFDFNEPVITEPSVLVAEFSTEVQENGKEGLRLHPNPASDMLHVTSVQRMVGTRLLSTDGRVAQELRAQGTRQMLDVARLIAGIYILEVLREDGHRLRSTFVKN
- a CDS encoding SOS response-associated peptidase, translated to MCYGVKARTEMSLRIAKSRGNTAAAERLAQLLNPFPEFDHHFANGFAHPGMVVYTDAAPRDPQLSFWGLVPAWVKDDAQRKQLWNQTLLARGETMFDKPAFRTSAMGKRAIVHVEGFYEHHHFGKRTYPYFIRLRDRDHFALAALWEQWKDRESGEVLHTFSIVTTEADELMRRIHNNPKAEGPRMPLILTEEEEEQWLAPIASPADEAAINALIKPYPADALLAHSVRPLLGKAGSGNVPEASEPFEYPELQLADPLA
- a CDS encoding tetratricopeptide repeat protein, which produces MIVRWKRAMRHYWDRPAVLGTVLALVLWAAADRTCAAKVDKSPELQKILNVVDSLKQNGQMARAAVLLDSAVVMARAAGEEKLLGRLMLEQAAMLETRGESGRALSLLYEVMADVRRSGDSLGLAEVLNSIGTIQHNQKNYDKAEEYYRSSGAIYQQLGSMRETGKYWNNLGSLYEDKGDPAQALTFYRLSLGVWQALRNTGWTAVSYMHLGTCYGLLGETDSARYYLKQSMRDQGLTSKGYLMAITKVRYGAVENQAGRRGEALRFCADGLAMAEEQQARMLEQQACECLYDTYDALGDKGRALDYYRRSIVLRDTLFGEAKIKEMTRIEMDHEFAQRQLADSLNRAKKQVEEEMVHQAEVTGEREARNLALYGAIAVFLLAAGLWSRLRFMRISSARVQRERGRSERLLLNILPATVAQELKDNGKAMARDHPCATILFSDFKDFTRISQTMSAQALVEELDHCFKAFDRIVAAHEIEKIKTIGDAYMCVGGLPGLAPAAPVDVVRAALEMQAFITARKAEREAKGLSAFSMRVGIHTGPVVAGIVGLRKFAFDIWGDAVNTANAMERSGEEGKVNISKATYELVKEGPDLSFTPRGMVEAKGKGEMEMYFVGRKIT
- a CDS encoding rhodanese-like domain-containing protein, whose product is MAWLGALLQVVPAFVAMLSFGTLYGQDTTSAVVTGTTITEEPRDAEVITPVRLSQMMDSAKVYVYDCNEPEMYAEAHVPGAVLTVYDEVTEASLPKDHQAMLVFYCYSPECPAGTNASKTALKLGYAHVYSMVAGITGWQDAKLRTEP